From the Natrarchaeobaculum aegyptiacum genome, one window contains:
- a CDS encoding site-specific integrase gives MTCFEQVEGTSDSFESLDSAAESYLSELSSSAPDSTFWSHQTVITKLREWIPEPSSSEAWLESHQLCRFVEYLAENTAQDITTICGHMNSLINFQSFIHQEDPNILKAILLSEIKSSDVIDYSEIDEHILGISTGADIQSLSDRISSLVTYLRERQFGTRVHVYVELILDTCSQAGCVRNLELENANSDNGTIVISIPETHLVSKAGLVTQRVANISPETSEALEEFIAYERKKPTEISDNPLLTTSHGRASESTLRREVKQASERAEEYPGVASPHTRHQTSCVVPSEIWQYSILQFLEGQ, from the coding sequence ATGACCTGCTTTGAGCAGGTCGAGGGAACGAGTGACTCTTTTGAGTCTCTCGACAGTGCAGCTGAATCCTACCTGAGTGAATTGTCAAGTAGTGCACCCGACTCAACTTTTTGGTCACATCAAACTGTAATCACTAAACTCAGAGAGTGGATTCCAGAACCCAGTTCCTCTGAAGCTTGGTTAGAAAGTCATCAACTGTGCCGATTTGTTGAGTACCTGGCAGAGAATACTGCTCAGGATATTACTACTATCTGTGGACATATGAATTCTCTAATAAACTTTCAGTCATTCATTCACCAAGAGGATCCAAACATTCTCAAGGCAATATTGCTCTCGGAAATCAAATCATCAGATGTGATAGATTATAGTGAGATCGATGAACACATTCTCGGTATCTCTACAGGTGCTGACATCCAAAGTCTATCCGATCGGATTTCATCGTTGGTAACCTACCTCCGTGAGCGTCAGTTTGGTACTCGGGTCCACGTATATGTAGAACTCATACTTGATACATGTAGCCAAGCAGGGTGTGTACGAAATCTCGAGCTTGAAAACGCCAATTCGGATAACGGTACTATCGTAATCTCGATCCCAGAAACGCACCTTGTAAGCAAGGCTGGTCTCGTAACACAGAGAGTTGCAAATATTTCTCCAGAAACTTCTGAAGCTCTTGAAGAGTTCATAGCCTATGAACGGAAAAAGCCTACAGAAATCTCTGATAACCCATTATTGACGACTTCCCATGGGAGAGCGAGTGAATCGACGCTTCGACGGGAAGTGAAACAAGCCAGTGAGAGAGCGGAAGAATATCCTGGTGTAGCGTCACCTCACACACGACACCAAACTAGTTGCGTCGTGCCCAGTGAAATTTGGCAGTATTCAATTTTGCAGTTCCTGGAGGGACAATGA
- a CDS encoding tyrosine-type recombinase/integrase, translating to MNERNSEIKDKLELNTRSKLGNEYLYSECGATISRSTAKTYQSYLRGYIEHLDENSVEALTAKSQNVRSYLKKRARQGKRKATLRSDLTVIKGLYKWIRLETEKEAQIDYLFLENIDIERFRTPPAIEREPLNKSELEALYDELDTFRDRLMVTVGAELGPRNIDLRKIRVGDVDFENRTICLSDTKTSDRYSLPISDALSVELKHWLTLYRPTYPSSEDHDYVFPSKHGGHLSESRLLAIVKEAARNAGIQENLGESKVSEREKDVLGIDSDVRKWKKVTVHALRHTFSHSMEEAGLSPEARRDALNHKSTETTEKYYSSNSTEYKELIRELLHKERNNEDN from the coding sequence ATGAATGAGAGAAACAGCGAAATTAAAGATAAGTTAGAGCTGAATACAAGATCAAAACTAGGAAATGAATATCTGTATTCCGAATGCGGGGCAACAATATCTAGAAGCACTGCGAAAACCTATCAGTCGTATTTAAGAGGGTATATTGAGCATTTAGATGAGAATTCGGTAGAAGCTCTCACGGCAAAATCTCAGAATGTACGCTCTTACTTGAAGAAGAGAGCTCGACAGGGTAAGCGAAAAGCTACACTTAGATCAGATCTAACGGTAATCAAGGGGCTGTACAAATGGATCCGGTTGGAAACAGAAAAAGAGGCTCAAATTGATTATCTTTTTCTTGAGAACATAGATATCGAACGGTTCCGTACACCCCCAGCGATCGAACGAGAGCCCCTAAATAAAAGCGAATTAGAGGCTCTGTATGATGAACTGGATACTTTTCGAGATCGGTTGATGGTCACAGTTGGAGCAGAACTGGGCCCACGTAATATCGATCTCCGAAAAATTAGAGTTGGAGACGTTGACTTTGAGAACAGAACAATCTGCCTATCAGATACAAAGACAAGCGATAGGTACTCTCTCCCAATCAGTGATGCGTTATCAGTGGAGCTCAAACACTGGTTGACTTTGTATCGACCAACGTATCCGTCTTCAGAGGATCACGATTACGTATTCCCCTCCAAACACGGCGGACACCTCTCTGAAAGTCGTCTATTGGCAATTGTTAAAGAAGCAGCTCGGAACGCAGGAATACAGGAAAATCTTGGAGAGTCGAAGGTGTCTGAGCGAGAAAAAGATGTACTCGGTATTGATTCAGATGTTCGAAAATGGAAAAAAGTAACAGTCCATGCACTTCGCCACACTTTCAGTCATTCAATGGAAGAAGCAGGGCTCTCGCCTGAAGCCCGACGTGACGCTCTAAACCATAAGTCTACAGAAACCACTGAGAAGTATTATTCAAGCAATAGTACTGAGTATAAAGAATTAATAAGAGAGTTGCTGCACAAGGAACGGAACAACGAAGACAACTAA